From one Rhizobium sp. CIAT894 genomic stretch:
- a CDS encoding short-chain fatty acyl-CoA regulator family protein, with translation MAERKIFAGPKVRRIRNALMLTQTAMAEALEISPSYLNLIERNQRPLTVQLLLKLASVYRVDLEELRGHTGGSLGQLKEVFADPLLSGELPGDQELVEVAEAAPNAASGMIKLYRAYREQAARLSDLTALMAAEGHAPLAAGRLPLDEVRETLERRSAYFGRIETAAEAFAATLPGGVDLAAGLKDWLRAERGIAVRVLPVHVMPDLRRRFDRHSMRLFISERLSQADRAHEMAVEAATLALAPAIDAELDDLQLSSAEARRIARFELARIAALALAMPYEAFLSAAKATRYDIDILRARFGVSFGHAAARLTMLQRPGAAAIPFFLIEIDAAGHRLRRAGAQGFPQARFGGGCPKLNLHAAFLQPGQILAETVVMPDGASFLTVARTLEGPSVEFGERLRRTAILIGCDAALGDGLVYGQATALDAVEIGPACRLCERRGCLSRAEPPVTRPLGLDEMVAGLSAFDFQ, from the coding sequence ATGGCGGAACGAAAGATATTCGCAGGGCCGAAAGTCAGGCGCATCCGCAATGCGCTGATGCTGACGCAGACCGCCATGGCCGAGGCGCTGGAAATATCGCCGTCCTACCTGAACCTGATCGAGCGCAACCAGCGGCCGCTGACGGTGCAGCTGCTTCTCAAGCTTGCAAGCGTCTATCGGGTCGATCTGGAGGAGTTGCGCGGGCACACCGGCGGCAGTCTCGGCCAGCTCAAGGAAGTCTTTGCCGATCCGCTTCTATCCGGCGAGTTGCCCGGCGACCAGGAACTGGTGGAGGTCGCGGAAGCTGCCCCCAATGCGGCAAGCGGGATGATCAAGCTCTACCGCGCCTATCGCGAGCAGGCGGCAAGGCTGTCCGATCTGACGGCTCTGATGGCGGCCGAGGGCCATGCGCCGCTTGCCGCCGGCCGGTTGCCGCTCGATGAGGTGCGCGAGACGCTGGAGCGCAGGTCTGCCTATTTCGGACGGATCGAGACGGCGGCGGAAGCCTTTGCCGCGACCTTGCCCGGCGGCGTGGATCTTGCGGCCGGCCTGAAGGATTGGCTGCGCGCCGAGCGCGGCATTGCGGTGCGTGTCCTGCCGGTCCACGTCATGCCGGATCTGCGCCGCCGCTTCGACCGGCATTCGATGCGGCTTTTCATCTCGGAGCGCCTGTCGCAGGCCGACCGTGCGCACGAGATGGCGGTCGAGGCCGCGACCCTTGCCTTGGCTCCGGCAATCGATGCCGAGCTCGACGATCTCCAGCTCTCCTCCGCCGAGGCCCGCCGCATCGCCCGCTTCGAGCTTGCCCGCATCGCCGCCCTGGCGCTCGCCATGCCTTATGAAGCCTTTCTGTCGGCGGCCAAGGCAACGCGTTACGATATCGACATCCTGCGGGCGCGCTTCGGCGTCTCCTTCGGCCATGCCGCTGCCCGCCTGACGATGCTGCAGCGCCCCGGCGCGGCCGCCATTCCCTTCTTCCTGATCGAGATCGATGCCGCCGGCCACCGGCTGCGCCGGGCGGGCGCCCAAGGCTTTCCACAGGCGCGGTTCGGCGGCGGCTGTCCGAAGCTTAATCTCCACGCCGCCTTCCTGCAGCCGGGCCAGATTCTGGCCGAGACGGTGGTGATGCCGGATGGTGCCTCCTTCCTGACGGTCGCCCGCACCCTGGAGGGGCCGAGCGTCGAATTCGGCGAAAGGCTGAGGCGCACCGCGATCCTGATCGGCTGCGACGCCGCCCTTGGCGACGGCCTGGTTTACGGCCAGGCGACAGCGCTCGATGCGGTCGAGATCGGCCCGGCCTGTCGCCTGTGCGAGCGGCGCGGCTGCCTTTCCCGCGCCGAGCCGCCGGTGACGCGGCCGCTCGGGCTCGACGAGATGGTGGCGGGGCTCAGCGCCTTCGATTTCCAGTGA
- a CDS encoding polyamine ABC transporter substrate-binding protein: protein MRSIIPSVTAAAVAALLAAAPAFAQERVVNVYNWSDYIDDSILADFTKETGIKVVYDTFDSNETVETKLLAGGTGYDVVVPTADFLQRQIQAGVFQKLDKSKLPNLSNMWDVIQQRTAEYDPNNEHAVDYMWGTDGIGYNVKKVAEILGPDAKPGLEVIFDPKVAAKFKDCGIYVLDTPKDVITTAFRYLGLDPNSTKAEDFKKAEELLTAVRPNIRKFHSSEYINALANGDICIAFGYSGDMLQARDRAAEAKNGVEVNYSVPPQGAQMWFDMMAIPADAPHVAEAHEFLNYMMRPEVIAKASDHTFYANGNKASQQFVSKDILEDPAVYPTEAVMKNLFTVKPWDPKTQRLGTRLWTKIVTGQ from the coding sequence ATGAGGTCAATCATTCCAAGCGTGACGGCCGCCGCCGTTGCCGCACTCCTCGCCGCCGCGCCGGCCTTTGCCCAGGAGCGCGTCGTCAACGTCTACAACTGGTCGGATTATATCGACGACAGCATCCTTGCCGACTTCACCAAGGAAACCGGCATTAAGGTCGTCTACGACACCTTCGATTCCAATGAGACCGTGGAAACCAAGCTGCTCGCCGGCGGCACGGGTTATGACGTCGTCGTTCCCACAGCCGACTTCCTGCAGCGCCAGATCCAGGCGGGCGTCTTTCAGAAGCTCGACAAGTCGAAACTGCCGAACCTTTCCAACATGTGGGATGTGATCCAGCAGCGCACCGCCGAATATGACCCGAACAACGAACACGCGGTCGATTATATGTGGGGTACCGACGGCATCGGCTACAATGTCAAGAAGGTCGCCGAAATCCTCGGTCCCGATGCCAAGCCCGGGCTCGAAGTGATCTTCGATCCGAAGGTCGCCGCAAAGTTCAAGGATTGCGGCATCTACGTCCTCGACACACCGAAGGACGTCATCACCACGGCGTTTCGTTATCTCGGCCTCGACCCGAACTCCACCAAGGCTGAGGATTTCAAGAAGGCTGAAGAGCTGCTGACGGCCGTCCGCCCGAATATCCGCAAGTTCCACTCGTCCGAATATATCAACGCGCTTGCCAATGGCGACATCTGCATCGCCTTCGGTTATTCCGGCGACATGCTGCAGGCGCGTGACCGTGCGGCCGAAGCCAAGAACGGCGTCGAGGTCAATTATTCGGTGCCCCCGCAAGGCGCCCAGATGTGGTTCGACATGATGGCGATCCCGGCCGATGCGCCCCACGTCGCCGAGGCCCACGAATTCCTGAACTACATGATGCGGCCCGAGGTCATCGCCAAGGCGAGCGACCATACCTTCTATGCCAACGGCAACAAGGCTTCACAGCAGTTCGTCAGCAAGGATATTCTGGAAGACCCCGCAGTCTATCCGACCGAAGCGGTGATGAAGAACCTCTTCACGGTCAAGCCGTGGGATCCGAAAACGCAGCGCCTGGGGACGCGTCTCTGGACGAAGATCGTCACCGGCCAGTAA
- a CDS encoding ABC transporter ATP-binding protein: MKSLGNIRRAFAPWTDPSAKPFIAFKNVTKRFGDFTAVDDLSLNIYHREFFALLGASGCGKSTLLRMLAGFEQPTSGEIVLDGTDMAGTPPYKRPVNMMFQSYALFPHMTVEKNIAFGLKQDGMAKDEMTERVAQMLKLVKLEQFASRKPNQLSGGQRQRVALARSLAKRPKVLLLDEPLGALDKKLREETQFELMDLQQSLGLTFVVVTHDQEEAMTMADRIAVMSHGKVVQVATPAEIYEAPNSRFVADFIGDVNIFDGKVASSVNGTVEISVDSGFSVRVASSEAPPAGSPVGFAIRPEKMRVTRQAPANASVNAASGELWDIAYLGDMTVFHVKLQSGKIVKASSLNAQRSVDDPFTYDQDVWISFDENAGVLLKD; this comes from the coding sequence ATGAAGTCTCTCGGCAATATCCGCCGCGCTTTTGCGCCTTGGACCGATCCCTCTGCAAAACCCTTCATTGCTTTCAAGAATGTCACCAAGCGCTTCGGCGATTTTACCGCCGTCGACGATCTGTCGCTGAATATCTATCACCGCGAGTTCTTCGCGCTGCTCGGCGCTTCGGGTTGCGGCAAGTCCACGCTCCTGCGAATGCTTGCCGGCTTCGAGCAGCCGACCTCGGGCGAGATCGTTCTCGACGGCACCGACATGGCCGGCACGCCGCCCTACAAGCGGCCGGTCAATATGATGTTCCAGTCCTATGCGCTTTTCCCGCATATGACGGTGGAAAAGAATATCGCCTTCGGCCTGAAGCAGGACGGCATGGCCAAGGACGAGATGACGGAGCGCGTCGCCCAGATGCTGAAGCTCGTCAAGCTCGAGCAGTTCGCCTCCCGCAAGCCGAACCAGCTCTCCGGCGGCCAGCGCCAGCGCGTGGCGCTGGCCCGCTCGCTCGCCAAGCGCCCGAAGGTGCTGCTGCTCGACGAACCGCTCGGCGCGCTCGACAAGAAGCTGCGCGAGGAAACCCAGTTCGAGCTGATGGATCTGCAGCAGAGCCTCGGCCTCACCTTCGTCGTCGTCACCCATGACCAGGAAGAGGCGATGACCATGGCCGACCGCATTGCCGTCATGAGCCACGGCAAGGTCGTGCAGGTGGCCACACCGGCGGAGATCTACGAGGCGCCGAATTCCCGCTTCGTTGCGGATTTCATCGGCGACGTCAACATCTTCGACGGCAAGGTCGCCTCATCCGTCAACGGCACCGTCGAGATATCGGTCGACAGCGGCTTCAGCGTGCGCGTTGCCTCTTCCGAGGCGCCACCGGCCGGCAGTCCCGTCGGCTTCGCCATCCGGCCGGAAAAGATGCGGGTTACCCGCCAGGCGCCGGCCAACGCCTCGGTCAACGCCGCCAGCGGCGAACTCTGGGACATCGCCTATCTCGGCGACATGACCGTCTTCCATGTGAAATTGCAGAGCGGCAAGATCGTCAAGGCCTCCTCCCTCAATGCGCAGCGCTCCGTAGACGATCCCTTCACCTACGACCAGGACGTCTGGATCTCGTTCGACGAGAATGCCGGCGTTCTCTTGAAGGATTGA